One stretch of Danio rerio strain Tuebingen ecotype United States chromosome 6, GRCz12tu, whole genome shotgun sequence DNA includes these proteins:
- the LOC100535353 gene encoding protein CutA homolog isoform X2, which produces MFTDAGSIKIFCLTVLSALLMVSVLRWSGLRMFSMASQTYSSGTHSAAFVTCPNDTVAKQLARGIVEKKLAACVNIVPQITSVYEWQGKIEEDNEVLLLQSSL; this is translated from the exons ATGTTCACTGATGCAGGATCCATCAAGATCTTCTGTCTG acggTGTTGTCTGCTCTTCTGATGGTGTCAGTGTTGCGCTGGTCTGGATTGCGGATGTTCTCGATGGCGTCTCAAACATATTCTTCCGGCACTCATTCAGCAGCGTTCGTCACCTGCCCCAACGACACCGTGGCCAAACAGCTCGCCAG AGGAATCGTGGAGAAGAAGCTGGCGGCGTGTGTGAACATCGTCCCGCAGATCacatctgt GTACGAGTGGCAGGGAAAGATCGAGGAGGACAATGAAGTTCTGCTG